In Rhodococcus pseudokoreensis, the DNA window TTCGCGTGAACGGTCGCGGTCAGGTCCGGCTTGTCGACAGACAACTGATGCTGGAACCGGCCGCCGACCTCTACTCCGAGCCTCCCGCGCGCGCCGTGCTGCTCGGCGTCTGTGGCACGGTTCACGAGTGGGCGGTGCGGGACGAGTTCCTCGCTGACAATTCCTCTGCGGGAACCAAGGTCGAACTCGGTGACCTGCGCTCACACGGAGCACTCCTCGATGCTGCTGACGCCGACCGGTATGTCACAGCGTTGGCATTGCTGACGTGGCAGGACGACGCCCATTTCTGCGCGCGGGATGGGGCGCCGACAACGATCACCTCGGGTGGTTGGATGGGCGTGTGCACGGCGTGCGGCCGGGAGGAATATCCGCGTACCGATCCCGCGATCATTTGTCTGGTGCACGACGGGGCAGACCGAGTACTGCTGGCGCGTCAGGCGAACTGGCCGGCACGGAACTTCTCGACGCTGGCGGGCTTCGTCGAGGCGGGCGAGTCTCTGGAAAGCTGTGTGGCACGGGAAGTTGCGGAGGAGGTCGGTCTCCTCGTCTCCGACGTGGTCTACGTCGGAAGTCAGCCCTGGCCCTTC includes these proteins:
- the nudC gene encoding NAD(+) diphosphatase, whose protein sequence is MVSVEHTGQAPSRGALSRPVSVRDDAAAWVEAWPDARILRVNGRGQVRLVDRQLMLEPAADLYSEPPARAVLLGVCGTVHEWAVRDEFLADNSSAGTKVELGDLRSHGALLDAADADRYVTALALLTWQDDAHFCARDGAPTTITSGGWMGVCTACGREEYPRTDPAIICLVHDGADRVLLARQANWPARNFSTLAGFVEAGESLESCVAREVAEEVGLLVSDVVYVGSQPWPFPRSLMLGFHATADPRDELVFMDGEIGEAHWCTRAEVREALAAGDWTSSADAHVLLPGAVSIARRMLEAWARASD